The Cellulophaga lytica DSM 7489 nucleotide sequence CTAAAGCTATGCAACATAGAGTTAATAGTATTTCTAATATTACTGTAAAATATAACACAGAGGTAGATGAAGTATTGGGAGAACAAGTGGTAGAAGGTTTACGTATGGTAAACAACCAAACTCAAGAAAAAGAAGATATAGCTATTACAGGTCTTTTTATTGCCATTGGTCACAAACCAAATACAGACATATTTAAAGGACAATTAGATATGGATGAAACAGGCTATTTAATTACAGAAGGTAAGTCTACAAAAACAAATATACCCGGTGTATTTGCAAGTGGAGATGTACAAGATAAAGAATATAGACAAGCGGTTACTGCTGCGGGTACAGGTTGTATGGCGGCATTAGATGCAGAACGCTATTTAGCTAGCTTAGAGGAGATAGCCCAATAGTCATAATTTTACAAAAAAAAGAGCTGCAGTAATGCAGCTCTTTTTTTTTGTAAAATTAACACATGTTTATACCTGTATTGTTAAATGTTTATATTGTCATAAACACAATAATTTAGTATATTTTATGATAATTGTTTTGATTATTGGGTTTTTTTATAGTGTTTTTGTACGAAAAAACCTGTTTAATTAAGAATTGTTTAATATTAAGGAGTTTATTAATTTGATTTATTGATTTTTTTATTGACTTTAGTTTATCCTAACTAATTTATTAATCAAAAACTCAATTTTTATGAAAAACACATTAGTATTACTCTTTAGTGTGCTTTTTACAACCATTGCTTATTCTCAACAAATTTCAGGTACTGTTACAGACAGTGAGGGAATTCCGTTATTAGGGGTTACAATAGTTGTAAAAGGTACACAAAATGGAACCACAACAGATTTTGATGGCAAATATATAATTGATGCCAAACAGTCAGATGTATTGAAGTTTTCCTATATAGGAATGTTACCGAAAGAAATAACGGTAGAGGCAACATCTGTAATTAATGTTACTTTAGAAGAAGATGCAAGTCTACTAGATGAAGTTGTTGTAACAGCTTTTGGTGTAGAGAAAAAAGAAAAATCTTTAGGATACTCTGTAACGCAAGTTAAATCTGAAGATTTAAACTTATCCGGACAAGCAAATGCCTTAGAAGCACTGCAAGGTAGGGTGGCAGGTGTACAAATTAATAGAACATCTGGTTCATCTGGTGGTGGTGTAGATATCCTTATTAGAGGGGTTACATCTGTAAATCCAGATCGTAGTAACCAGCCTTTAATTATTGTAGATGGTATCGCGTTAAATAATGATACTTTCTCTGGAAACGTGTCACCTAGTGCAGGGTCTAATTCACCTAGCAGCTCAGAGCAATTTAGTTTTTCTAATAGAGCAGGGGATATTAACCCAGAAGATATAGAAAGTTACAATGTATTAAAAGGAGCTGCCGCAACAGCACTTTATGGTGTAAGGGCTGCAAACGGAGCAATTGTAATTACTACAAAAAAAGGAAAAAAAGGAAAAGCAAAAATTAACTTTACAGCTTCTACAACCTTTAGAAATTTAGAAAAAACTCCAAATTTGCAAGAAACCTATAGAGAAGGATTTAGCGGAGCGCCTAGAACTTTATATGATCCAGATTCAGATACTGGTTTTAATAGAGTTCAAAACGCAACTTCGTTTTATTCTTGGGGACCTAAGTATACAGAAGACTCATATACACTAGAGTCAGGTGAAATAGTAGATTTATCTAACGATCAGTTTTACAGTCCGTATGATTTATTTAAAACAGGGGTAAATACTCAGGTTAATTTAAATATTAGTGGAGCAACAGATAAAATGGATTATTTCTTTTCTGTAGGTAACAACAGTGAAGAAGGTATATTACCAGGAACCTATTATGATAAAACAAATTTTAGACTTAAAAGTGGGTATCAAGTTACAGACAATTTTAGTATAAATACATCTATATCTTACTCTAAATCTGGCGGTAACAGAGGAAACTCAGGAGATAAGTCTGTTATGAGTTCTTTATCCTATTACTCTGGTACATTTCCTATAAATGATTATCAAAATCCAGATGGTACGCAACGTAACTATACATTTGGAATCATAGATAATCCAAGGTATTTTATAGAAAAAAGTAGCTTATATGATGATGTAAATCGTTGGGTTGGTAATGCAATATTTAAGTATTCACCTAAAGATTGGTTAAATATTACGTATTCTGCGCAGGTAGATAATTATTCAGATCAGAGAAACCGTTTTGTTCCAGCAGATTTAGATGTTGGTACACAAGTAGGTGGTTTTATTGTAAATCAGAATATAAATTTTACAGCACTAGAATCTAACTTTTTAGTTGCAATGAACAAAGATTGGTCTGATGATTTTAGAACAGATCTTACTTTAGGTCATCAAGTATCAGATACTAAAAGAGATTATGCAGATGTAAGAGGAGAAACATTAAATGTACCAGGCATAAATGAACTTGGTAATACTATAAATACTTTTGCTAATGAGAGTGTTACTCAGTTACGTAATGTTGGTGTATTTGGAGAACTTAAACTGAGTTATTTAGATAAGTTATTTTTAACAGTTACAGGTCGTAATGATTGGGTTTCTACCTTGCCAAAAGATAATAGATCTTTCTTTTATCCTTCAGTAAGTTTAGCTTATGATATTTCTGATGTTTTTGGAGATAATGATGTGTTTACTTTTGGTAAACTTAGAGCATCATGGGCTGAAGTAGGTAAAGGACCATTATTTGGTCAAGTGGGTCATTATTTTGTGGTAGACGGAGACTTCCCTTTTGGAGGAGCGGGTGGTTACAGATCTAGTACAGCTTTAGGAGATTTAGATATTGTCCCAGAAAGAAATCAATCTACAGAAATAGGAGCAGATTTAAGGTTTTTGAAAAACCGTATACGCTTAGACTATGCATATTATAAAACCAGAGTTAAGGATCAAATTTTTGGCGTAGGAACAGCGTATTCTTCAGGTATATCTAGAATTGTTAGAAACGCAGGTGATTTTGAAGTGTTTGGACACGAATTTTTATTAAGTGCAGATATTATAAAATCTAAAGATTTTAACTGGGAAGTAGTTTTAAATTGGTCTACTAGTGAAGGAAAAGTATTAGATATACCAGATGATATAGAAAGCATAATTTTTGCAGATTCTGGTTTTGCAGGTGTAACATCAGAAATTAGAGAAGGTGATAAAATGGGTTCTTTATACGGATGGAAATGGCGTTATGAAAACGGTGAGCGTTATATTGATGCTAATGGTAAACCAGAAATAGACTTCACAGAACGCCAAAAAGTAGGTAATGCTTTTCCAGACTATATTACATCTTTAGCTAATAGTTTTAAATGGAAAAATTTAGGGTTTAACTTTTTGTTAGAATATAAAAAAGGAGGAGATATTTATGACGCAGGAAGAAGAAACTCTATTAGAAATGGTATACTTGAAGTTACAGAATTTAGAGACGAAACCACTGTTCTAAGTGGAGTTATGGATGATGGAAATGGTGGTTTTATACCAAACACAACAGAGGTTTTAATAGATCAAAACTACTATCGTAGTTCTACAGATTACAACAGAGCTTCAGAAATTTTAGTACAAGATGCATCTTGGGTAAAGCTCAGAAATATTGGGGTAACATATGATTTGCCATTAAAATTTATAGAAAAAATACATTTAGATAGATTTTCTGTGACTGCTAGTGCCCAAAATATTTTAGTATGGACACCTTATGATGGGTATGACCCAGAAGGAAACCAATACAGTGCAGGTAGTAATGTATATGGTTTCACAGGTCTAAATATTCCTTTGTCTCAAAGTTATAGTTTTGGTATTAATGTAGGATTTTAAAAATAGATATGATGAGAAAATATATATATAAAATAATAATATTATCGCTATTTATAACTGTATTTACAGCTTGTAGTGATGATTATTTTGATGTGAATACGCCTTCTAATACAGCTAAATTAGATCAGTTGCGTATGCAAGACTTGTTAGCGCCAGTTATACATAGTACAATGGAAGGGCAACGCTCTGCCGAATTATCTTTTGGAAATTATGTGCAAAACTTTGTTTTTCAGGGTGGAGGTGCAGCAGGACAAACAACAGCTAGTGGTTTATGGACACAAGTATACTTGTATATTTTGCCAAACATAGACGCTATTAATGAAAAAGCAGTAGAAAATGGTGCAGTACATTATAAAGCTGTTGCAGATATATTAACTGCTATAAATTTAGGTATTGCTACAGATACTTGGGATAATATTCCGTATTCTGATGCTACAGATGGTCCTGATAATAATTTTCCTGCTTTTGATACACAAGAGCAAATTTATGCAAGTATATTTTCATTATTAGATAACGCAATTAATGCTTTAGAAGGTCCAGATGATTCTGGTTTTACATTAGGTAGTGA carries:
- a CDS encoding SusC/RagA family TonB-linked outer membrane protein → MKNTLVLLFSVLFTTIAYSQQISGTVTDSEGIPLLGVTIVVKGTQNGTTTDFDGKYIIDAKQSDVLKFSYIGMLPKEITVEATSVINVTLEEDASLLDEVVVTAFGVEKKEKSLGYSVTQVKSEDLNLSGQANALEALQGRVAGVQINRTSGSSGGGVDILIRGVTSVNPDRSNQPLIIVDGIALNNDTFSGNVSPSAGSNSPSSSEQFSFSNRAGDINPEDIESYNVLKGAAATALYGVRAANGAIVITTKKGKKGKAKINFTASTTFRNLEKTPNLQETYREGFSGAPRTLYDPDSDTGFNRVQNATSFYSWGPKYTEDSYTLESGEIVDLSNDQFYSPYDLFKTGVNTQVNLNISGATDKMDYFFSVGNNSEEGILPGTYYDKTNFRLKSGYQVTDNFSINTSISYSKSGGNRGNSGDKSVMSSLSYYSGTFPINDYQNPDGTQRNYTFGIIDNPRYFIEKSSLYDDVNRWVGNAIFKYSPKDWLNITYSAQVDNYSDQRNRFVPADLDVGTQVGGFIVNQNINFTALESNFLVAMNKDWSDDFRTDLTLGHQVSDTKRDYADVRGETLNVPGINELGNTINTFANESVTQLRNVGVFGELKLSYLDKLFLTVTGRNDWVSTLPKDNRSFFYPSVSLAYDISDVFGDNDVFTFGKLRASWAEVGKGPLFGQVGHYFVVDGDFPFGGAGGYRSSTALGDLDIVPERNQSTEIGADLRFLKNRIRLDYAYYKTRVKDQIFGVGTAYSSGISRIVRNAGDFEVFGHEFLLSADIIKSKDFNWEVVLNWSTSEGKVLDIPDDIESIIFADSGFAGVTSEIREGDKMGSLYGWKWRYENGERYIDANGKPEIDFTERQKVGNAFPDYITSLANSFKWKNLGFNFLLEYKKGGDIYDAGRRNSIRNGILEVTEFRDETTVLSGVMDDGNGGFIPNTTEVLIDQNYYRSSTDYNRASEILVQDASWVKLRNIGVTYDLPLKFIEKIHLDRFSVTASAQNILVWTPYDGYDPEGNQYSAGSNVYGFTGLNIPLSQSYSFGINVGF